A window of Bacillus sp. E(2018) contains these coding sequences:
- a CDS encoding PTS transporter subunit IIBC: MKQRGKLISFDFWQKLGKALLVVVAVMPAAGLMISLGKVIAMFGGDMTLVQTIARVMEDIGWAIITNLHILFAVAIGGSWAKERAGGAFAAVIAFILINRITGAIFGVNSAMMLEEGAKVKSLFGSELVVGDYFTSILGAPALNMGVFVGIISGFLGAVLFNKYYNYNKLPNALAFFNGKRFVPFAVILWSVVTALLLALIWPFIQSLLNDFGKWIATSRNTAPVIAPFVFGTLERLLLPFGLHHMLTVPINYTELGGTYQIMTGSGAGSSVAGQDPLWLAWINDLNNFLAAGDTKAYQALLNDVVPARFKMGQVVLSTASLVAIALAMYMNVDKDKRKKYKSMFLSAALAVFLTGVTEPIEFMFMFAAPLLYVVYAITTGLAFAVADLIHVRVHAFGFIELLTRTPLLVKAGLTRDLINFAVTCIVFFGLNFSIFYVLIKKFNLPTPGRAGNYIETTENDAAPAKNEAATGSDNSQASAIIGLLGGADNIEDVDACMTRLRVTVKDATGVGTEKEWKENGALGLIIKDKGVQAIYGPKADVLKSDIQDRLGM; this comes from the coding sequence TTGAAACAACGTGGAAAACTCATTTCATTTGATTTCTGGCAAAAGCTAGGTAAAGCGCTTCTTGTAGTAGTAGCGGTAATGCCAGCTGCCGGTTTGATGATATCACTAGGTAAAGTTATAGCTATGTTCGGTGGCGACATGACATTAGTGCAAACGATTGCTCGTGTTATGGAAGACATCGGATGGGCGATCATAACAAATCTGCACATCCTATTTGCGGTAGCAATCGGGGGATCTTGGGCGAAGGAACGTGCGGGTGGTGCATTCGCAGCCGTAATCGCGTTCATCTTGATCAACCGTATTACAGGAGCAATCTTCGGCGTGAACAGCGCGATGATGCTTGAAGAAGGCGCAAAAGTAAAATCACTTTTTGGCAGCGAACTCGTTGTTGGCGATTATTTCACATCCATTCTAGGTGCTCCTGCTCTAAACATGGGAGTGTTCGTCGGAATCATTTCCGGTTTCCTAGGTGCTGTTTTATTTAACAAGTACTACAACTACAACAAGCTTCCAAATGCATTAGCATTCTTTAACGGAAAACGTTTTGTACCATTCGCTGTTATTTTATGGTCAGTGGTTACAGCTTTACTTCTAGCATTAATTTGGCCGTTTATCCAATCTCTACTTAACGATTTTGGTAAATGGATCGCAACATCTCGTAACACGGCTCCAGTTATCGCACCTTTCGTGTTCGGTACTCTAGAGCGTTTATTGTTACCATTTGGTCTTCACCATATGTTAACGGTGCCGATCAACTATACGGAGCTCGGTGGAACGTATCAAATCATGACGGGTTCAGGAGCAGGATCTTCTGTAGCAGGACAAGATCCACTATGGTTGGCTTGGATCAACGACCTTAACAACTTCTTAGCTGCTGGAGATACAAAAGCGTATCAAGCACTATTAAATGATGTAGTACCTGCTCGTTTCAAAATGGGACAAGTTGTTCTTTCAACGGCATCTCTTGTAGCGATCGCACTTGCGATGTACATGAACGTTGATAAAGACAAGCGTAAAAAGTACAAGTCTATGTTCTTATCTGCAGCACTAGCTGTATTCTTAACAGGTGTAACTGAGCCGATCGAATTCATGTTCATGTTTGCTGCTCCACTTCTTTATGTTGTGTATGCAATCACGACTGGACTTGCTTTCGCAGTAGCGGATCTTATCCACGTTCGTGTTCATGCATTTGGTTTTATAGAATTATTAACTCGTACACCATTGCTTGTAAAAGCAGGATTAACACGTGACTTAATCAACTTTGCTGTAACATGTATCGTATTCTTTGGATTAAACTTCTCGATCTTCTACGTATTGATCAAAAAGTTCAACCTGCCTACTCCAGGTCGTGCAGGTAACTATATCGAAACAACAGAAAATGATGCTGCACCAGCTAAAAACGAAGCTGCAACTGGATCAGACAATTCTCAAGCTTCAGCGATCATCGGACTTTTAGGTGGAGCTGACAACATTGAAGACGTTGACGCATGTATGACTCGCCTTCGTGTAACGGTTAAGGATGCAACTGGCGTCGGCACAGAAAAAGAGTGGAAAGAAAACGGAGCACTTGGTCTGATCATCAAGGATAAAGGTGTTCAAGCGATTTACGGACCAAAAGCTGATGTTTTAAAGTCTGACATTCAAGATCGTTTGGGGATGTAA
- a CDS encoding endonuclease/exonuclease/phosphatase family protein — MKLLTLNVHAWQEENQMEKLEMLARDIASERYDVIALQEVMQSIDASLVKDNIKKDNYALVLLELLKKLGVEDYNFVWDMAHFGYVTYEEGLAIISRHPITSHESFFVSDLQDMNNWKTRKIVKATISYEGQDIQFFSGHFGWWEDDIEPFKGQFDRLMQYIPEEGLSFIMGDLNNDANVCGEGFDYVKEKGLYDTYELAADKDDGLTIIGSIAGWDDNEAGRRIDYILSSKPVDVLQSSVRFNGKETPVVSDHAGVAVTVKL, encoded by the coding sequence ATGAAGCTATTAACGTTAAACGTTCATGCTTGGCAAGAAGAGAACCAGATGGAAAAATTAGAGATGCTTGCTCGCGATATCGCGAGCGAGCGTTATGATGTTATCGCGCTACAAGAGGTCATGCAGTCGATCGACGCTTCTCTTGTTAAAGACAACATCAAAAAAGATAATTATGCCCTTGTTCTTTTAGAGCTATTGAAGAAACTTGGCGTTGAAGATTATAACTTTGTATGGGACATGGCCCACTTTGGTTATGTGACTTACGAAGAGGGATTGGCGATCATCAGCCGCCACCCAATTACGTCTCATGAAAGCTTTTTTGTTTCTGATCTACAAGATATGAACAACTGGAAAACACGCAAAATCGTAAAAGCAACCATCTCTTATGAAGGCCAAGATATTCAATTCTTCTCCGGGCACTTCGGCTGGTGGGAAGATGACATCGAACCCTTTAAAGGTCAGTTCGATCGTTTGATGCAGTACATCCCTGAAGAAGGTCTTTCTTTTATCATGGGTGACTTAAACAACGATGCGAACGTTTGTGGCGAAGGCTTTGATTATGTAAAAGAAAAAGGCCTTTACGACACATACGAACTGGCTGCAGATAAAGATGATGGCTTAACGATCATCGGTTCCATTGCAGGATGGGACGATAACGAAGCTGGACGCAGGATCGATTATATCTTAAGCAGCAAGCCTGTTGACGTGCTTCAATCATCCGTGCGTTTTAACGGCAAAGAAACACCGGTGGTCTCCGATCATGCAGGTGTTGCAGTTACGGTTAAGTTATAA